One Dictyoglomus thermophilum H-6-12 DNA window includes the following coding sequences:
- a CDS encoding glycoside hydrolase family 11 protein, with protein sequence MFLKKLSKLLLVVLLVAVYTQVHAQTSITLTSNASGTFDGYYYELWKDSGNTTMTVYTQGRFSCQWSNINNALFRTGKKYNQNWQSLGTIRITYSATYNPNGNSYLCIYGWSTNPLVEFYIVESWGNWRPPGATSLGQVTIDGGTYDIYRTTRVNQPSIVGTATFDQYWSVRTSKRTSGTVTVTDHFRAWANRGLNLGTIDQITLCVEGYQSSGSANITQNTFSQSSSSGSSGGSSGSTTTTRIECENMSLSGPYVSRITSPFNGIALYANGDSARATVNFPASRNYNFRLRGCGNNNNLARVDLRIDGRTVGTFYYQGTYPWEAPIDNVYVSAGSHTVEIVVTADNGTWDVYADYLLIQ encoded by the coding sequence ATGTTTCTTAAAAAACTTAGTAAGTTGCTCTTAGTCGTACTACTTGTCGCAGTATATACACAAGTTCATGCTCAAACGTCTATAACACTAACAAGTAATGCAAGCGGTACTTTTGATGGCTACTACTATGAACTATGGAAAGATTCAGGGAATACAACCATGACTGTATACACACAAGGAAGATTTAGCTGTCAGTGGAGCAATATAAACAATGCATTATTCAGAACGGGTAAGAAGTATAACCAAAACTGGCAGTCATTAGGCACTATTAGAATCACCTACTCAGCCACATATAATCCTAATGGTAACTCCTACTTATGTATCTACGGTTGGTCTACTAATCCCTTAGTAGAGTTTTATATTGTAGAGAGTTGGGGTAATTGGCGTCCACCAGGTGCAACCTCTCTTGGACAGGTTACTATCGACGGTGGTACCTATGACATTTACAGAACTACCCGTGTAAATCAGCCATCTATTGTCGGTACAGCTACTTTTGATCAATATTGGAGTGTAAGGACATCTAAGAGAACAAGTGGAACAGTCACTGTAACAGATCACTTTAGGGCATGGGCAAATAGAGGTTTAAACCTTGGTACTATTGATCAAATTACTCTTTGTGTTGAAGGATATCAAAGCAGTGGTTCGGCTAATATAACACAAAATACTTTTTCTCAAAGTAGCAGTAGTGGAAGTAGTGGTGGCAGTAGTGGTAGTACAACAACTACTAGAATAGAATGTGAAAACATGTCATTAAGTGGGCCCTATGTATCGAGAATTACAAGTCCATTTAATGGTATAGCTCTTTATGCAAATGGAGATAGTGCAAGAGCTACAGTAAACTTTCCAGCAAGTCGTAACTATAATTTCAGGTTAAGAGGATGTGGAAATAACAATAATTTAGCTCGAGTTGATTTACGAATAGATGGGAGGACAGTAGGTACGTTCTATTATCAGGGAACATATCCTTGGGAGGCTCCTATAGACAATGTATACGTGAGTGCAGGTTCTCATACAGTGGAAATTGTAGTTACTGCTGATAATGGTACATGGGATGTTTATGCAGATTATCTGTTGATACAGTAA
- a CDS encoding FmdE family protein: MVFNSALWDECVSFHGHSCPGLAIGYRAAEAAVLKLKLTFSEDEEVVCITENNACGVDAIQYILGCTFGKGNLIFKDRGKQAFTFFRRDTGEGVRIVLKDLPRKENREEWTEELLRMNVEDIFDFQPPKDDIPKKARIYPSLKCEICGEKASERSMRIKDGKIVCIDCFEKD; encoded by the coding sequence ATAGTTTTTAATTCTGCACTATGGGATGAATGTGTATCTTTTCATGGACATTCTTGTCCAGGACTTGCCATAGGATATAGGGCTGCCGAGGCGGCAGTTTTGAAGCTTAAGCTTACTTTTTCTGAGGATGAAGAAGTGGTTTGTATTACAGAGAATAATGCTTGTGGAGTAGATGCTATACAATACATTTTAGGTTGTACTTTTGGAAAGGGAAACTTGATTTTTAAAGATCGAGGAAAGCAGGCTTTTACTTTTTTTAGGAGAGACACAGGAGAGGGAGTAAGAATAGTATTGAAGGATCTTCCTAGGAAAGAAAACAGAGAGGAATGGACCGAGGAGCTTTTGAGGATGAATGTAGAAGATATCTTTGATTTTCAACCACCAAAAGATGATATTCCTAAAAAAGCGAGGATATATCCTTCTTTGAAGTGTGAGATTTGTGGAGAAAAGGCTTCAGAAAGAAGTATGAGGATTAAAGATGGTAAAATTGTTTGCATAGATTGTTTTGAAAAGGATTAG
- a CDS encoding vWA domain-containing protein has protein sequence MNLKFLNPFFLPLLSLEILIIILYLIKPKRLRLKVPSLLLWERLLKEEPIGRWFKKLPKNLILLLQILTVMFIILFLSKPVLSFEGIAGRPVIFVLDSSASMTAKDISPSRFERAKTEIINFSKKIHNKASLIIVKDKPQLLISSGKNTEIEKVLKDEKPFLGEGNLNYAISYVENLFPKESCDIHIFTDGTEKLDIPKNSQNNYFIHIIGKGGKNLAILDGRVFQKNEEVSQIFLKIGNFSNNSEEIPITVKNDGKNLFRTKIHLQQKEIKTLTFETPILKGKIEASIDMKDDLPEDNIAYFYVPDFSPKILIITMGNPFLEKAVRAIPGAKVEIRRDIVKMDFKNYDFFIFDGLIPYLKIPGKFLFIGAYPGMDPNKIEKVGKVKILSWEDHPILRFVQLYGTQIDNAYVFKDEKLKTIIYSTKGPVGYYLKEENMEGVILSFDLLSTSWIYHDSFPLFIYNLIKYMLSYDPQRQVQENLNFTGFYEDPQDKRVYAINLFSEKESKIEPQIGSQEVISSKEKPKEKSYISLDLSYIFLFLALIAIFFEMLLYMGGRIYT, from the coding sequence ATGAACCTTAAATTCTTAAATCCCTTTTTCTTACCATTGTTGTCCTTAGAAATACTAATAATAATCCTATACCTTATAAAGCCTAAAAGATTAAGATTAAAAGTTCCAAGTCTTCTTTTATGGGAAAGACTCTTAAAAGAGGAACCTATAGGAAGATGGTTTAAAAAACTTCCTAAAAACTTAATTCTTCTCCTTCAAATCTTAACTGTCATGTTTATAATTCTATTCCTCTCAAAACCTGTTCTTAGTTTTGAAGGAATAGCAGGAAGGCCTGTTATCTTTGTATTAGACTCTTCCGCAAGTATGACCGCAAAAGATATCTCTCCATCCCGCTTTGAAAGGGCAAAAACAGAAATTATAAACTTTTCTAAAAAAATTCATAATAAAGCCTCTCTCATTATAGTCAAGGATAAACCTCAGCTTTTAATCTCTTCGGGAAAAAATACTGAGATTGAAAAAGTCTTAAAAGATGAAAAACCCTTTTTAGGAGAAGGAAACCTAAATTATGCTATAAGTTATGTAGAAAACCTCTTTCCTAAAGAATCTTGCGATATACATATATTTACTGATGGTACAGAAAAATTAGATATTCCTAAAAATTCTCAAAACAATTATTTTATCCATATAATTGGGAAGGGAGGAAAAAACTTAGCAATTCTTGATGGTAGGGTATTTCAAAAAAATGAAGAGGTCTCTCAAATATTTTTAAAAATTGGGAACTTTAGCAATAATTCAGAAGAAATTCCCATAACTGTAAAGAACGATGGCAAAAATCTTTTTAGAACCAAAATACATTTACAGCAAAAAGAGATAAAAACTTTAACCTTTGAGACTCCAATATTGAAAGGAAAAATAGAAGCCTCTATAGATATGAAGGATGACCTTCCAGAAGACAATATTGCCTATTTTTATGTACCAGATTTTTCTCCAAAGATATTAATTATAACCATGGGAAATCCATTTTTAGAAAAGGCTGTAAGAGCTATACCTGGAGCTAAGGTAGAGATAAGAAGAGACATTGTGAAGATGGATTTTAAAAATTATGATTTCTTTATCTTTGATGGCCTAATACCCTACCTGAAAATTCCAGGAAAATTTCTCTTTATAGGAGCTTATCCTGGTATGGATCCTAATAAAATAGAAAAGGTAGGAAAGGTAAAAATACTCTCCTGGGAAGACCACCCTATTTTAAGATTTGTACAGCTTTATGGAACTCAAATAGATAATGCCTATGTATTCAAAGACGAAAAATTAAAAACTATCATCTATTCTACAAAAGGACCTGTAGGTTATTACTTAAAAGAAGAAAACATGGAGGGGGTTATACTTTCCTTTGATCTTCTTTCCACATCATGGATATATCACGACTCTTTCCCACTTTTCATATACAATTTAATAAAATATATGCTATCTTACGATCCTCAAAGACAAGTACAAGAAAATTTAAACTTTACAGGATTCTATGAAGATCCACAAGATAAGAGAGTCTACGCAATAAATTTATTCTCTGAAAAAGAATCTAAAATAGAACCCCAAATAGGATCTCAAGAAGTCATCTCTTCTAAGGAGAAACCAAAAGAAAAATCTTACATTAGTCTTGATCTATCCTACATTTTTCTATTTTTAGCTCTGATAGCCATATTTTTTGAAATGCTTCTTTACATGGGAGGAAGGATTTATACATGA
- a CDS encoding aldo/keto reductase yields MKEIILNNGVRMPILGYGVFQIPPEQCEECVYNAILVGYRLIDTAASYMNEEAVGRAIKRAIQEGIVKREDLFITTKLWIQDTGYESTKKAFGKSLKRLQLEYIDLYLIHQPFGDVHCSWKAMEELYKDGFVRAIGVSNFYPDRLMDLIAFHEIVPAVNQIEIHPFYQRYEDVEFMRRNNVQPEAWGPFAEGRNNIFQNEVLLSIAEKYKKTVAQVILRWLIQRDIVAIPKTVKKERMMENLSVFDFELSEEDMEKIKTLDKKESAFFSHRDPEVVRWLTSRKLDI; encoded by the coding sequence ATGAAAGAGATAATACTGAATAATGGTGTTAGAATGCCTATATTGGGATATGGGGTGTTTCAAATACCCCCTGAGCAGTGTGAAGAGTGTGTTTATAATGCTATATTGGTAGGTTATCGTTTGATTGATACAGCTGCTTCTTATATGAATGAAGAGGCAGTTGGTAGGGCAATAAAGAGGGCTATTCAGGAGGGAATAGTTAAGAGAGAAGATTTGTTTATTACTACCAAGTTATGGATTCAAGATACGGGTTACGAATCTACAAAAAAAGCTTTTGGGAAATCATTAAAGAGGCTGCAATTGGAATATATTGATCTTTATTTAATTCATCAACCCTTTGGAGATGTTCATTGTTCTTGGAAAGCTATGGAAGAGCTTTATAAGGATGGGTTTGTAAGGGCAATTGGAGTAAGTAATTTTTATCCTGATCGTCTTATGGATTTGATTGCTTTTCATGAGATTGTACCTGCTGTGAATCAGATTGAGATACACCCATTTTATCAAAGATATGAAGATGTTGAATTTATGAGAAGAAATAATGTTCAACCCGAGGCTTGGGGACCTTTTGCTGAAGGAAGAAATAATATTTTTCAAAATGAAGTTTTGCTTTCTATTGCTGAAAAGTATAAGAAAACTGTAGCTCAAGTAATTTTGCGTTGGTTAATACAGAGAGATATTGTAGCAATTCCTAAGACTGTTAAAAAAGAGAGAATGATGGAAAATTTGAGTGTTTTTGATTTTGAACTATCAGAAGAGGATATGGAAAAGATTAAAACATTAGATAAAAAGGAAAGTGCGTTCTTTTCTCACAGAGATCCTGAAGTTGTAAGATGGCTTACTTCAAGAAAACTTGATATTTAA
- a CDS encoding ABC transporter ATP-binding protein has product MRYLLKLIKIAKPYWGYLIISAISLLILTGLNLIGPWLIRSLIGIITNISQYPNARVDIIRISLILVLSYILGIIFQFLRNYFSHYAAWHLVADVRMMVYDKLQNLSYRYFVDKQTGQLMSRVVNDTANLEMLIAHAVPDLISNLLILIGIAVILFIINPILAALSLIPIPFLLLSSTVFAKKIMPIFRKAQKALADLNADLQDNLSGIREIQLFNKQEKEYKKIKEKVYNQIHALLSALKLSAIFHPTVGFLSSLGNLIVVSVGGIMALSGKIQVQDIVGFLLYLGMFYQPINALAQILENVQQALAGAERVFEVLETEPEIKEKENATELKNVKGKITFENVTFSYNPGVPVLKNISFEINPGEMVAFVGPTGVGKTTIMYLINRFFDPDSGRIKIDDIDIRDVTLKSLHENISMVLQDVFLFNGTIFENIAYGKENATLEEVIEAAKIAHAHEFIERLPKGYFTEIGERGIKLSGGQKQRLAIARAVLKNAPILILDEATSSVDTETESEIQKAINNLAGTRTILIIAHRLSTVKRADKIIVLKDGEIVEIGTHEELMKRKGLYYKLCSVQFAEDKMAEIVRS; this is encoded by the coding sequence TTGCGCTATCTTTTGAAACTTATTAAAATAGCGAAACCTTACTGGGGATATTTAATAATATCTGCCATAAGTCTTCTTATATTAACAGGCTTAAACCTTATTGGTCCATGGCTTATAAGAAGCCTTATAGGAATTATTACAAATATTAGCCAATATCCCAATGCAAGGGTAGATATAATAAGAATATCCCTCATCCTTGTTTTATCTTATATTTTAGGCATAATCTTTCAATTTTTAAGAAATTATTTTTCTCATTACGCAGCATGGCATCTTGTAGCAGATGTAAGAATGATGGTTTACGATAAACTACAAAACTTATCTTATAGATACTTTGTAGATAAACAAACAGGACAGCTTATGTCAAGAGTAGTAAATGATACAGCAAATCTTGAAATGCTAATTGCCCATGCAGTTCCAGATCTAATAAGTAATTTACTAATACTTATAGGCATTGCTGTAATACTTTTCATAATAAATCCCATATTAGCAGCTCTTTCTCTCATCCCAATTCCTTTTCTACTTCTTAGTAGTACTGTATTTGCTAAAAAAATTATGCCCATATTTCGTAAAGCTCAAAAAGCTCTTGCAGATCTTAATGCAGACCTTCAAGATAATCTTTCTGGTATAAGAGAAATACAACTTTTTAACAAACAAGAAAAAGAATACAAAAAGATAAAGGAAAAAGTATATAACCAAATACACGCACTCCTTTCTGCCTTAAAACTTAGTGCCATATTCCATCCCACTGTTGGATTTTTAAGTTCTTTAGGAAATTTAATTGTGGTTTCCGTAGGTGGAATAATGGCCCTTTCCGGCAAGATTCAGGTTCAGGATATTGTAGGATTCTTACTTTATCTTGGTATGTTCTATCAACCTATAAATGCCCTTGCCCAAATTCTTGAAAATGTTCAGCAAGCTCTTGCAGGAGCAGAAAGAGTCTTTGAAGTTTTAGAGACAGAGCCAGAGATAAAGGAGAAAGAAAATGCCACTGAGCTCAAAAACGTAAAAGGCAAAATTACCTTTGAAAACGTTACTTTTTCTTATAACCCCGGAGTACCCGTATTAAAAAATATCTCCTTTGAGATAAACCCTGGAGAAATGGTAGCCTTTGTTGGTCCTACAGGTGTAGGAAAAACCACCATAATGTATTTGATAAACAGATTCTTTGATCCTGATTCTGGAAGGATAAAAATCGATGACATAGACATTAGAGACGTAACCCTAAAATCTCTTCACGAGAATATAAGTATGGTGCTTCAGGATGTATTTCTATTTAATGGTACCATTTTTGAAAATATAGCCTATGGCAAAGAAAATGCAACCCTTGAGGAAGTAATAGAAGCTGCCAAAATAGCTCACGCCCACGAATTTATAGAGAGACTTCCTAAGGGTTACTTCACAGAAATAGGAGAAAGAGGAATAAAACTTTCTGGAGGACAAAAACAGCGACTGGCTATTGCAAGAGCGGTTTTAAAAAATGCTCCTATACTTATTCTTGATGAAGCCACATCATCAGTAGATACAGAGACTGAGAGTGAGATTCAAAAGGCTATAAATAACTTAGCTGGGACAAGAACTATTCTAATTATTGCCCATAGACTTTCTACTGTAAAAAGGGCAGACAAAATCATAGTGCTGAAGGATGGAGAAATTGTTGAAATAGGAACCCACGAAGAGCTTATGAAAAGAAAAGGTCTTTACTACAAACTTTGCTCTGTGCAATTTGCTGAAGATAAAATGGCAGAAATCGTTAGAAGCTAA
- a CDS encoding DUF58 domain-containing protein, with translation MEKLDIEFLEKLEKLRLAVKRLRFKSSLGERKSPKMGRGTEFSDYRSYQIGDELRYLDWNIYARFEKFLVKLFEEEEDVEVHILLDASSSMDFGNPSKFFYGKKLALAFAYLSLSSWEKTTFSYFQNKTKEIIPLERKKENIYKLLNLLNEIKPEGITNINETVKKYASSLRRKGILILISDFLSSDFKEGIIYARYKKLPVYIAHIICEEEISPFYSGNLTLVDSETGEKIDLFLDDDMKIKYQKTLEKFLNEIEYFTMLYNVEYLRSITTIPIEDLILKYLRVGGWIK, from the coding sequence ATGGAAAAATTAGATATTGAGTTTTTAGAAAAACTTGAAAAGTTAAGACTTGCCGTAAAGAGGCTAAGATTTAAGAGTAGCCTCGGAGAAAGAAAAAGCCCCAAAATGGGGCGAGGAACAGAATTTTCTGACTATAGATCTTACCAAATTGGAGACGAATTAAGATATTTAGACTGGAACATATATGCCAGATTTGAAAAATTTCTTGTAAAACTTTTTGAAGAAGAGGAGGATGTAGAGGTACATATTCTTCTTGATGCTTCTTCCTCTATGGATTTTGGAAATCCTTCAAAATTCTTCTATGGTAAAAAACTTGCCTTAGCCTTCGCATACCTTAGTCTTTCCTCTTGGGAAAAAACTACCTTTTCCTATTTTCAAAACAAAACCAAAGAGATCATTCCGTTAGAGAGAAAAAAGGAGAATATATATAAACTTTTAAATCTTTTAAATGAGATAAAGCCAGAAGGTATTACTAACATAAATGAAACAGTTAAAAAATATGCTTCATCTTTAAGAAGGAAAGGTATTTTAATTCTTATCTCAGACTTCCTCTCCTCAGACTTTAAAGAAGGAATAATATACGCAAGATATAAAAAACTACCTGTATATATTGCCCATATAATATGTGAAGAAGAGATTTCTCCCTTCTATTCAGGAAACCTAACCCTTGTGGATAGCGAAACAGGAGAAAAAATAGATCTCTTTCTTGATGACGATATGAAAATAAAGTATCAGAAAACATTAGAGAAATTCCTAAACGAGATAGAATACTTCACCATGCTTTACAATGTAGAATACTTAAGAAGCATAACTACTATTCCTATAGAAGATCTTATTCTAAAATATCTAAGAGTAGGTGGTTGGATTAAATGA
- a CDS encoding ABC transporter ATP-binding protein has translation MILEIQGIFFSYRSIPVLKDITFSIKEGEMVGILGNNGAGKSTLIKCINRILSPQKGVIYLNKKDIRSIKRKEIAKLVGYVAQKYDYSNLTVFDVILLGRRPHIEWDATEKDLQIVEGIIGELKLEKIALRSVSEISGGELQKVIIGRALAQEPRILLLDEPTNNLDLKNQIEVLQIIRDYVKNKNISALVVLHDINLALRFCDKFIFLKDNTIYAQGTMDVINENIIEEVYEVKVVINKINDIPIVVPLTVYS, from the coding sequence ATGATTCTCGAAATTCAAGGAATTTTTTTCAGCTATAGAAGTATACCTGTTTTAAAAGATATAACCTTCTCTATAAAGGAAGGAGAAATGGTAGGTATTCTTGGAAATAATGGGGCAGGAAAATCTACGCTTATAAAATGTATTAATAGAATTCTCTCTCCTCAAAAGGGAGTCATTTATTTAAATAAAAAGGATATAAGAAGTATAAAAAGAAAGGAAATTGCAAAGCTTGTTGGATATGTAGCCCAAAAATATGATTATTCTAATCTTACAGTATTCGATGTGATTCTTTTAGGAAGAAGGCCTCATATTGAGTGGGATGCTACAGAGAAAGATCTTCAGATAGTAGAAGGGATTATTGGGGAGTTGAAACTTGAAAAGATTGCTTTAAGAAGCGTTAGTGAAATATCAGGAGGAGAACTTCAAAAGGTGATAATAGGGAGAGCTTTAGCTCAAGAACCTCGAATCTTACTTCTTGATGAGCCTACCAATAATTTAGACTTAAAGAATCAAATTGAAGTACTGCAAATTATAAGAGATTATGTAAAAAATAAAAATATTTCCGCTCTTGTGGTGCTTCATGATATAAATTTAGCCTTGAGATTCTGTGATAAGTTTATCTTTTTGAAGGATAACACAATATATGCTCAGGGGACAATGGATGTAATAAATGAAAATATTATTGAAGAAGTTTATGAAGTAAAAGTAGTTATTAATAAAATAAACGATATCCCTATAGTAGTACCGCTAACAGTATATTCCTAA
- a CDS encoding VWA domain-containing protein, with the protein MISFEKPLFLILIPIIYFLIKRYKKKAVLRSIEILLILLSLSGMKLLSYSDRVNTFFLLDQSASIPSWEKERAISFIKESLNNKKIYDRVGLISFAGDVNVEQDLSENLDLSNISGIKNPYFTNIEEALNRTLLLKPQQKPARIIIFSDLQENVGRVLNLEERIKKEKIQIDVFPLNTSFHKEIAIEKIQNSDIGHLGQEFPVSIRIRSYGIKEAKLKINFDGTSQTHDLKNLQEDNIISLSLKSQNTGLKEIEAEIYSPEDTYRDNNVTSSYIYIQGKPKVLYLIGRDFNPTFAKSLAVQGWDVVFDSKPYPQILNLNSYQAVIMDNIPQEDLSIDKMEILKNFVTEKGGTLLVLGGDKSFSAGNYQGTPLEEILPVTLRPEQILKKSNVAIVIVLDASGSMGSYSGGDMKMELAKESAQLVLDLLEEKDYFGLIAFDHSYQWIVPLQPLTNKEETASLISKISPGGGTALYPPLKSAGEALIKAPIKSKHIIAITDGQTEGGDFYNLVKYLAKYKITVSTIGIGEDANIPLLKDIANWGNGRFYHTWNIRNLPQLLLSETKALLRSNIVEKNFVPKSSTEEKIEVPPLKGYVLTSPRYPYPTILSSPEGDPILARGQFGLGQVIAFTSALKGYWGDEWLKWNKLGKFFSEMLRETIPHQVPEIKVSIREEEGKGIINVIYADKEGNYINFANLKYTLIDVQGKELKGSLYQKSSGTYEAVFPIEKLGKYQITIKDNDKVLAKVPWFFGSSQEFIPKTFNKELAQKITSLSLGKIISSPSDVFRRMPYQDADKKDLSPFLLIICIILFFIELILRRWREIQEIILNLLGRIKIAEDQEWYKKIESKMIEEFNKKPTPSMLETVTLELRARMFIAHLKEEERKRKEKEKK; encoded by the coding sequence ATGATAAGCTTTGAAAAACCGTTATTTCTAATCTTAATACCCATAATATACTTCCTTATTAAGAGATATAAGAAAAAGGCAGTTTTAAGATCTATAGAGATATTACTTATTTTACTCTCCCTTTCTGGGATGAAGTTACTGTCTTATTCAGATAGAGTAAATACCTTCTTTTTACTTGATCAATCCGCAAGTATTCCTTCCTGGGAAAAAGAGAGAGCTATAAGTTTTATAAAAGAATCTCTCAACAATAAAAAGATTTATGATAGAGTAGGGCTTATATCCTTTGCAGGAGATGTAAACGTAGAACAAGATTTGTCAGAAAACCTTGACCTTTCAAACATCTCTGGTATTAAAAATCCATATTTTACTAATATAGAAGAGGCTTTGAACCGAACACTTCTCCTTAAACCCCAACAAAAACCAGCAAGAATAATTATCTTCAGTGATTTACAAGAAAATGTAGGAAGAGTATTAAACTTGGAAGAAAGAATAAAAAAAGAAAAAATTCAAATAGACGTATTTCCCTTAAATACCTCCTTTCATAAAGAGATAGCCATTGAAAAAATCCAAAACTCCGATATAGGACATTTAGGACAAGAATTTCCTGTGAGTATAAGAATAAGAAGCTATGGTATAAAAGAGGCAAAATTGAAGATAAATTTTGATGGTACATCTCAAACCCATGATTTAAAAAACCTTCAAGAAGATAATATCATCTCTCTATCTCTTAAATCCCAAAATACAGGATTAAAAGAGATAGAAGCAGAAATATATTCTCCTGAAGATACTTATAGAGATAACAATGTAACCTCCTCTTACATATACATCCAAGGGAAACCTAAAGTTTTATACCTCATAGGGAGAGATTTTAATCCAACTTTTGCCAAATCTCTTGCGGTACAAGGTTGGGATGTGGTCTTTGATTCCAAACCATATCCTCAAATTCTAAATCTAAATTCCTACCAAGCGGTAATTATGGACAATATTCCCCAAGAAGATCTATCCATTGATAAAATGGAAATCCTTAAAAATTTTGTAACTGAAAAAGGAGGTACTCTGTTAGTATTAGGAGGAGATAAAAGCTTCTCTGCAGGAAATTATCAAGGAACTCCTTTAGAGGAAATCTTACCTGTAACATTAAGACCAGAACAAATACTTAAAAAGAGCAATGTTGCTATAGTAATAGTCCTTGATGCCTCTGGAAGCATGGGAAGTTATTCTGGAGGAGACATGAAAATGGAGCTTGCAAAGGAATCTGCTCAACTTGTCCTTGATCTTCTGGAAGAAAAGGACTACTTTGGACTCATTGCCTTTGATCATTCCTATCAATGGATTGTCCCATTACAACCTCTTACTAATAAAGAAGAGACTGCAAGTTTAATATCCAAAATATCTCCTGGAGGAGGTACTGCCTTATATCCACCTTTAAAATCTGCCGGAGAAGCTTTAATTAAAGCTCCTATTAAAAGCAAACATATCATCGCAATTACCGATGGACAAACCGAAGGTGGCGATTTCTATAATTTGGTAAAATACTTAGCAAAGTATAAAATTACTGTATCTACCATAGGTATAGGAGAAGATGCTAATATACCCCTCTTAAAAGATATAGCTAATTGGGGAAATGGCAGATTTTATCATACATGGAATATAAGGAATCTTCCTCAACTTTTACTCTCAGAAACAAAAGCTTTATTGAGATCTAATATAGTAGAAAAAAATTTTGTACCTAAGTCTTCTACAGAAGAAAAAATAGAGGTTCCTCCATTAAAGGGATATGTTCTCACATCTCCACGATACCCTTATCCCACCATACTTTCTTCTCCAGAAGGGGATCCTATACTTGCAAGGGGACAGTTTGGTCTTGGACAAGTAATAGCCTTCACCTCTGCATTAAAAGGTTACTGGGGAGATGAGTGGCTAAAATGGAATAAATTAGGAAAATTTTTCAGTGAAATGTTGAGAGAAACAATACCCCACCAAGTACCTGAAATAAAAGTTTCCATAAGAGAAGAAGAAGGAAAAGGAATTATAAATGTAATTTATGCTGATAAAGAAGGAAATTATATAAATTTTGCCAATTTAAAATACACCCTTATTGATGTACAAGGAAAAGAGCTAAAAGGAAGCCTTTACCAAAAGTCTTCAGGAACCTATGAGGCTGTATTCCCTATAGAAAAACTTGGAAAATATCAGATCACTATTAAAGATAATGATAAGGTTCTTGCTAAAGTGCCATGGTTCTTTGGAAGTTCACAGGAATTCATACCTAAAACCTTCAATAAAGAATTGGCCCAAAAAATCACTTCTTTATCCTTAGGGAAAATTATATCCTCTCCTTCTGATGTTTTTAGGAGAATGCCTTACCAGGATGCAGATAAAAAAGACCTTTCTCCATTTCTTTTAATAATTTGTATAATACTTTTCTTTATAGAACTCATATTAAGAAGATGGAGAGAAATTCAAGAAATAATATTAAATCTTCTTGGAAGGATAAAGATAGCAGAAGATCAGGAATGGTATAAAAAAATAGAAAGCAAAATGATAGAAGAGTTTAACAAAAAACCTACTCCTTCTATGCTTGAAACTGTAACCCTCGAACTTCGAGCAAGAATGTTTATAGCACATCTTAAAGAAGAAGAAAGAAAAAGAAAAGAAAAAGAGAAAAAATAA